Within the Tessaracoccus flavescens genome, the region CCGCGGGTCCTGTGGCGGGAGTTGCGGGTCGGGTTCCTGCTCGGCCTGACGCTCGCCGTGCTCGGGCCTGATCGTCGGCTCCCTGTTCGTGGGCTGGTCGATCGCCTCGGTCTTGGCCTGCAGCCTGATCCTGGTCTGCGCCTGGGCGGCGACCATCGGCGGGGCGATGCCGCTGATCGCCAGGAAGATCGGGATCGACCCGGCCGTCGTGTCCGCGCCGCTCGTGACGACGCTCGTGGACGCCACCGGGCTCGTCATCTACTTCATGATGGCGAAGGCCATCCTCGGCGTCTGAGCTCAGCGCCGCTGCGCCGTCTCCACCGGGGGGAAGGTGCACACGTCGTGGTTCGACGTCGGCACCCCCTCCAGATAGGCGGGGCGCTCGTCGACGATGTGGAGCAGGACGAGCAGGTCCCGGGTGCCGCCGTAGAGGACGTGTGCCGGGCGCCCTGCCAACGACACACCGTCGGGACCGGAGAGCTCGACCGACGGGCAGGTCCCGCATGGGCAGGGGCGCGTCACGAGGGCGTCGTCCAACCGGTCGAGCCAGGCGAAGCGTTCGGTCACTCCGGGGGCCTGTTCAAGGGTGTCCCCGTGACTGATCAGGAAGCGTGCCCAGCCTACTTCTTCTGGGGTGAGAGGCCGTGCCATTCAGGCAGGCTACCGCCCGCGCAGGGTGCCGATGAGCGTGGGGTCGGGTAGGCCGCTCGCGGCCCTCTGCGCCTGGAGGAGCACCCGCCGCGGGTGACACCATCAGGCCATAGGGTGCCTGTATGACGCTGCGACCCGACCTTCCCGCCGCCGCGAGACTGATGGAGGCGGCCCGTTCGCTCCGCCTCGAGGCGAGGGGGCTCCGCATGCTCT harbors:
- a CDS encoding magnesium transporter, whose product is MGWSIASVLACSLILVCAWAATIGGAMPLIARKIGIDPAVVSAPLVTTLVDATGLVIYFMMAKAILGV